In Mycolicibacterium nivoides, the DNA window ATGAGAACGCGTACACGCCCTTGCTGTTCTTACGCAGCGTCCCCACCGGATCGTGAGTCCGCACGTGGTTAATGGCGTCCAGCACGGCTTGCAGCTTCACGTCCATGTTGGCGTGGACCTGGCCGATGGCCTTACGCGCGGCCTTCGTCTCAGCGGCAGTGAGGGTCAGTACCTCACCGGTCCCCTGCTCGGTCGGCAACACCTGCGAGCGGGCCACCTCATGCGGCTGCACCGCGTGCCCAGCCTTACGGCCATTCAGCGTCAACGTGGGAGCCTTAGCAGCGTCCCGGTATGCCGCGTCAGCCGCGCTCATCCCGTACTCCACTTAGAACCACCCCTCAATCCGGTCGACAAAGCCCAGATTGAAAGCCTCCTGAGCGGTAAGCCACACGTCCTGGCGCGTCCACAGCGCCGCGAACTGCTCGGCAGAGCACTTGCCGCCGGACCGCTCGACGTAAATCTCACCGATACGCGTATTCAGCTTCCGGTAGAACGCCATCGTGTCCTCAAGCTCACCGATCTTGCCCGCCGTCTGGCCGGACAGCTCGTGAACCATGAAGAACGACTCAGGGCCGATAACCCGCTCGTCGGCAGCCTGCACCAGCACAGTCGCCATGCTCGCGGCCAGGCCACGGACAGTCATGGTCACCTTGTGCTGCCCGCCGCCGCTCAAGCTGTAGCGCGTCAGGTTGTCAAACAAGCTCAGGCCCGCCAGCGCGGAACCGCCGCCGGAGT includes these proteins:
- a CDS encoding Clp protease ClpP, with the protein product MSIGADDVLIKSTDPFKAPFKAAKLREAQAKAELAELQTAQAKRAERHFQATDDMVHQHYFIGGVDSKNVAECAQHLEFWHRLDPTCDMNIEIHSGGGSALAGLSLFDNLTRYSLSGGGQHKVTMTVRGLAASMATVLVQAADERVIGPESFFMVHELSGQTAGKIGELEDTMAFYRKLNTRIGEIYVERSGGKCSAEQFAALWTRQDVWLTAQEAFNLGFVDRIEGWF